One genomic segment of Sander lucioperca isolate FBNREF2018 chromosome 10, SLUC_FBN_1.2, whole genome shotgun sequence includes these proteins:
- the cbx3b gene encoding chromobox protein homolog 3b isoform X1, translated as MGGRAFPAHWTGNGLLSDWSAVCASPSSPPGFPGMTFSLGNHFLRASTAIFNFKSFMKSCFAHVNTPNDTLAHKAASTALCACSFQRRAPHRAEQHRSRLSAEIKMRKKQTAKQRKTEETPTVVQEFVVEKIILRRIFNGRVEYFLKWKGFTDAENTWEPEDNLDCPELIEEFLRNTHFSEVNEEEHSEQGFIPKEEMTEQETEISFMQSQQQRNSEPNDKQSDSPTNLSTYLEPECIIGSTDRQGELMFLVKWKNSDDVALLPAREASVRCPQVVIDFYEQKLTWHCGDEEQ; from the exons ATGGGTGGCAGGGCTTTTCCGGCCCACTGGACGGGGAACGGACTTCTCTCTGATTGGTCGGCGGTGTGCGCGTCCCCGTCGTCTCCTCCCGGTTTTCCTGGCATGACCTTTTCCCTTGGCAACCACTTCCTCCGAGCATCCACGGCCATCTTTAATTTTAAGTCATTCATGAAAAGTTGTTTCGCTCATGTAAACACGCCGAACGACACATTAGCGCACAAAGCAGCATCGACGGCGCTGTGTGCATGTAGTTTCCAGCGACGTGCTCCACACAGAGCCGAGCAGCACCGCAGCAGGCTGTCCGCAGAGATTAA GATGAGAAAGAAGCAGACTGCCAAACAGCGGAAGACCGAGGAGACTCCTACAGTTGTCCAGGAGTTTGTGGTAGAAAAAATAATTCTCCGCAGAATCTTTAATGGAAGAGTGGAGTACTTCCTGAAGTGGAAAGGTTTCACTGA TGCAGAAAACACATGGGAACCTGAGGACAATCTAGACTGTCCTGAACTCATTGAAGAGTTCCTaagaaacacacatttctcAGAGGTGAATGAGGAAGAGCACAGCGAACAAGGGTTCATTCCAAAAGAAGAAATGACAGAGCAGGAGACGGAAATT TCCTTCATGCAGTCTCAGCAGCAACGCAACAGCGAGCCAAATGACAAGCAGTCAGACTCCCCCACTAACCTCAGCACTTACCTCGAGCCTGAATGCATCATCGgctccacagacagacagggagagctCATGTTCCTCGTCAAATG GAAGAACTCTGACGATGTGGCCCTGCTGCCGGCGCGCGAAGCCAGCGTCAGGTGTCCCCAGGTGGTCATCGACTTCTATGAGCAGAAGCTGACCTGGCACTGCGGAGACGAGGAGCagtga
- the cbx3b gene encoding chromobox protein homolog 3b isoform X2 translates to MRKKQTAKQRKTEETPTVVQEFVVEKIILRRIFNGRVEYFLKWKGFTDAENTWEPEDNLDCPELIEEFLRNTHFSEVNEEEHSEQGFIPKEEMTEQETEISFMQSQQQRNSEPNDKQSDSPTNLSTYLEPECIIGSTDRQGELMFLVKWKNSDDVALLPAREASVRCPQVVIDFYEQKLTWHCGDEEQ, encoded by the exons ATGAGAAAGAAGCAGACTGCCAAACAGCGGAAGACCGAGGAGACTCCTACAGTTGTCCAGGAGTTTGTGGTAGAAAAAATAATTCTCCGCAGAATCTTTAATGGAAGAGTGGAGTACTTCCTGAAGTGGAAAGGTTTCACTGA TGCAGAAAACACATGGGAACCTGAGGACAATCTAGACTGTCCTGAACTCATTGAAGAGTTCCTaagaaacacacatttctcAGAGGTGAATGAGGAAGAGCACAGCGAACAAGGGTTCATTCCAAAAGAAGAAATGACAGAGCAGGAGACGGAAATT TCCTTCATGCAGTCTCAGCAGCAACGCAACAGCGAGCCAAATGACAAGCAGTCAGACTCCCCCACTAACCTCAGCACTTACCTCGAGCCTGAATGCATCATCGgctccacagacagacagggagagctCATGTTCCTCGTCAAATG GAAGAACTCTGACGATGTGGCCCTGCTGCCGGCGCGCGAAGCCAGCGTCAGGTGTCCCCAGGTGGTCATCGACTTCTATGAGCAGAAGCTGACCTGGCACTGCGGAGACGAGGAGCagtga
- the snx10b gene encoding sorting nexin-10B isoform X2, with protein MREQTDTTVNQQVISVWVRDPRIRKNDFWHAYIDYEICLHTNSLCFTKKISSVRRRYSEFVWLRQKLQANSQLMLQLPELPPKNPFFSLNSAQQITERMKGLQTFLEQILQSPQLLSDSCLHLFLQSQLSPSKMEACAAGKTHYSVAQAVQHCGLRRFHSEGDLQKDLTMSCDSDSDSSECRDPELRIKALAINKAESTASLDLMGTSQEETLSCLCGST; from the exons ATGAGAGAACAAACTGACACCACTGTTAATCAG CAAGTTATCAGTGTCTGGGTGCGGGACCCACGGATACGAAAGAACGACTTTTGGCATGCCTACATAGACTACGAAATTTGTTTACAT ACAAACAGCTTGTGCTTCACCAAGAAGATCTCAAGTGTGAGAAGGAGGTACAGTGAGTTTGTATGGCTCAGGCAGAAGCTACAAGCAAATtcacagctaat GTTACAGCTGCCAGAGCTGCCCCCAAAGAACCCTTTCTTCAGCCTGAACAGCGCCCAGCAGATCACTGAACGGATGAAAGGGCTCCAGACGTTTTTGGAACA GATCCTCCAGAGTCCTCAGCTGTTGTCCGACAGTTGCCTGCATCTTTTCCTACAGTCACAGCTAAGCCCGTCCAAGATGGAGGCCTGTGCTGCTGGAAAGACCCACTACTCTGTGGCCCAGGCGGTCCAGCACTGTGGCCTGAGGCGATTCCACTCTGAAGGGGATCTGCAGAAGGACCTCACCATGTCCTGTGACTCTGACTCAGACAG CTCAGAGTGTAGAGATCCAGAGCTTCGGATTAAAGCTTTGGCAATAAACAAAGCAGAAAGTACAGCTTCACTTGATCTCATGGGAACCAGCCAGGAGGAAACCCTCAGCTGCTTATGTGGTTCTACAtga
- the snx10b gene encoding sorting nexin-10B isoform X1, whose amino-acid sequence MREQTDTTVNQFSVSVSLAFSMQQVISVWVRDPRIRKNDFWHAYIDYEICLHTNSLCFTKKISSVRRRYSEFVWLRQKLQANSQLMLQLPELPPKNPFFSLNSAQQITERMKGLQTFLEQILQSPQLLSDSCLHLFLQSQLSPSKMEACAAGKTHYSVAQAVQHCGLRRFHSEGDLQKDLTMSCDSDSDSSECRDPELRIKALAINKAESTASLDLMGTSQEETLSCLCGST is encoded by the exons ATGAGAGAACAAACTGACACCACTGTTAATCAG TTCAGCGTTTCAGTGTCTCTTGCCTTCTCAATGCAGCAAGTTATCAGTGTCTGGGTGCGGGACCCACGGATACGAAAGAACGACTTTTGGCATGCCTACATAGACTACGAAATTTGTTTACAT ACAAACAGCTTGTGCTTCACCAAGAAGATCTCAAGTGTGAGAAGGAGGTACAGTGAGTTTGTATGGCTCAGGCAGAAGCTACAAGCAAATtcacagctaat GTTACAGCTGCCAGAGCTGCCCCCAAAGAACCCTTTCTTCAGCCTGAACAGCGCCCAGCAGATCACTGAACGGATGAAAGGGCTCCAGACGTTTTTGGAACA GATCCTCCAGAGTCCTCAGCTGTTGTCCGACAGTTGCCTGCATCTTTTCCTACAGTCACAGCTAAGCCCGTCCAAGATGGAGGCCTGTGCTGCTGGAAAGACCCACTACTCTGTGGCCCAGGCGGTCCAGCACTGTGGCCTGAGGCGATTCCACTCTGAAGGGGATCTGCAGAAGGACCTCACCATGTCCTGTGACTCTGACTCAGACAG CTCAGAGTGTAGAGATCCAGAGCTTCGGATTAAAGCTTTGGCAATAAACAAAGCAGAAAGTACAGCTTCACTTGATCTCATGGGAACCAGCCAGGAGGAAACCCTCAGCTGCTTATGTGGTTCTACAtga